The following proteins come from a genomic window of Miscanthus floridulus cultivar M001 chromosome 2, ASM1932011v1, whole genome shotgun sequence:
- the LOC136525789 gene encoding E3 ubiquitin ligase PARAQUAT TOLERANCE 3-like isoform X2, whose translation MAVYYKFKSARDYDSIPIEGQFISVANLKERIFESKHLGRGTDFDLMISNAQTDEEYADEATMIPKNTSVLIRRIPGRPRKPIVTEPEESKDAEDGVEEVMPTASAFLGDSSMKYPEESEWDDEFGNELYVSDSVPSQPACQAVDDSENKVDEDSKIKALIDTSALDYSQIPDGYGSGRGYGRGMGGRMMAGRGFGRLERRTPPPGYVCHRCKVPGHFIQHCPTNGDARYDVKRMKPPTGIPKSMLMQTPDGSYALPSGAGAVLKPNEAAFEKEIEGLPTTRSIGDLPPELRCPLCKEVMKDAVLTSKCCFRSFCDKCIRDYIINKSMCVCGATSILADDLLPNKTLRETISRILEAPPTSSTENVGSMVQVQDMESALPVQPKLKSPAVSAASKEEAKASTPVEESPDAESLNGTKATNIDASSSDKKATTVPDIAEGTMDSKKAKEDKPVETTPLAKDSQEKLPAGEQAVKKKKKKKPRVPGNAEEQWKNFQDFGAENFSGMPLGPTGAFNPYWGGGVPLPMDYMGAPFPGPMPYMGYPPGPFDPFGGGVLPQDPFMPPGYMMPGVPRDLSELAVNTMGLNMLPPVVSREEFHPRKPEHRRREMDRFNERERERDRSRERERERSLERERERERERERGRSLERERERVREQERSREGDRERQRARDRDSRREARASPGAITDSTSMRRKDRSRSQPDRSERGPPPPSSPNRQSRRSSSSGKKRSSSDRYDDIQLPPPPPTASRHEAEPAEAPAASSKSKASVFSRISFPGDGANPSDAKRSRRASDKPPAHSSSSSKKSAAAEGGGDGRGHRHHHQNHREAAAEAEEEKRRPAAGDYYGGADEEESEEEEQHFKRRPSSSSRREREQEALEEQPRHSRRSRDHKRR comes from the exons ATGGCTGTGTATTACAAGTTCAAGAGTGCTAGAGACTATGACTCGATTCCGATCGAGGGGCAATTCATCTCTGTTGCCAACTTGAAGGAGCGGATTTTTGAGTCCAAGCATCTTGGCAGGGGCACAGATTTTGACCTTATGATCTCAAATGCTCAGACCGATGAAG AGTACGCTGATGAGGCCACTATGATACCAAAAAATACGTCAGTATTGATTCGGCGGATACCAGGACGACCAAGGAAGCCTATTGTCACAGAACCTGAAGA GTCAAAAGATGCAGAAGATGGTGTAGAAGAAGTCATGCCCACTGCGAGTGCTTTTCTTGGTGATTCATCTATGAAATAT CCTGAAGAATCTGAGTGGGATGATGAGTTTGGCAACGAATTATATGTTTCTGATTCGGTTCCTTCTCAGCCTGCTTGCCAGGCGGTTGATGATTCTGAAAACAAAGTTGACGAGGATAGTAAAATAAAAGCACTTATTGATACATccgcccttgactatag CCAAATCCCTGATGGTTATGGTTCTGGAAGAGGCTATGGTAGAGGGATGGGTGGCAGAATGATGGCTGGCCGTGGCTTTG GACGGCTGGAACGCAGGACACCTCCTCCAGGTTATGTTTGTCACAGATGTAAAGTACCTG GTCATTTTATTCAACATTGCCCCACAAATGGTGATGCTAGATATGATGTGAAAAGGATGAAACCCCCAACTGGTATTCCAAAATCAATGCTAATGCAAACTCCAGATGGCTCATACGCACTACCAAGTGGGGCTGGTGCTGTTTTGAAGCCAAATGA AGCTGCTTTTGAGAAGGAGATAGAGGGCCTACCTACCACACGTTCTATTGGTGATCTTCCACCAGAGCTACGCTGCCCATTGTGCAAAGAAGTAATGAAGGATGCTGTTCTAACTAGTAAATGCTGCTTTAGGAGTTTCTGTGATAAAT GCATCAGGGATTACATAATTAATAAGTCAATGTGTGTCTGTGGTGCCACAAGCATATTAGCCGATGATCTTCTCCCTAATAAAACTCTAAGAGAAACCATCAGCCGCATATTAGAGGCACCACCAACTAGCAGTACGGAAAATGTGGGAAGCATGGTGCAAGTACAAG ACATGGAGTCAGCTCTACCTGTGCAACCTAAGCTTAAGTCTCCTGCTGTTTCTGCTGCTTCAAAGGAAGAGGCTAAAGCATCCACACCTGTAGAAGAGTCTCCAGACGCTGAGAGCCTCAATGGAACAAAAGCTACAAATATCGATGCGAGTTCTTCAGATAAGAAAGCCACAACAGTTCCGGATATTGCTGAAGGGACCATGGATTCTAAGAAAGCGAAAGAAGATAAACCAGTAGAAACAACTCCATTGGCAAAAGATTCTCAAGAAAAGTTGCCTGCAGGGGAACAAG cggtgaagaagaagaaaaagaagaagccaCGTGTTCCCGGAAATG CTGAGGAGCAATggaaaaattttcaagattttggAGCTGAAAATTTTTCGGGAATGCCCTTGGGTCCAACTGGAGCATTCAACCCTTACTGGGGCGGAGGAGTGCCATTGCCAATGGATTACATGGGTGCACCGTTTCCTGGTCCCATGCCCTACATGGGTTATCCACCAGGTCCATTTGACCCTTTTGGTGGGGGTGTTCTCCCACAAGATCCATTTATGCCCCCAGGATACATGATGCCAGGAGTTCCTAG GGATCTTTCTGAATTGGCTGTTAACACTATGGGACTAAACATGCTCCCGCCCGTTGTGAGCAGAGAAGAATTTCATCCCAGGAAACCTGAACATAGGAGACGTGAAATGGATCGGTTCAATGAAAG GGAAAGAGAGCGTGACCGATCTCgagagcgggagcgggagcgttccctggagagagagagggagagggagagggagagggagcgtgGCCGATCCCTGGAGAGAGAACGAGAGcgggtgcgggagcaggagcgtTCCCGGGAGGGTGACCGTGAGCGGCAGCGAGCCAGGGACAGGGACTCCCGCAGAGAGGCCAGGGCATCACCAGGGGCCATTACTGATAGTACCTCGATGAGGCGGAAGGAT AGGTCGAGGTCCCAGCCGGACAGATCGGAGCgtggcccgccgccgccgtccagcCCCAACCGGCAGTCGCGTCGCTCCTCCAGCTCCGGCAAGAAGCGCTCCTCCTCCGACCGCTACGACGACATCCAGCTCCCACCTCCCCCGCCGACGGCGTCGCGGCACGAGGCCGAGCCCGCCGAGGCACCCGCGGCGTCGTCGAAGTCTAAGGCCAGCGTCTTCTCCCGCATCAGCTTCCCCGGAGACGGCGCCAACCCTTCCGACGCCAAGCGCAGCCGCAGGGCCTCCGACAAGCCCCCCGCgcactcctcttcctcctccaagAAGAGCGCCGCGGCagagggcggcggcgacggccgcgGCCATCGCCACCACCACCAGAACCACCGTGAGGCCGCCGCAGAGGCGGAGGAGGAGAAGCGTAGGCCCGCCGCGGGCGACTACTACGGCGGCGCGGACGAAGAGGAGAGCGAGGAAGAGGAGCAGCACTTCAAGCGACGGCCGTCCTCGTCCTCCCGGCGCGAGCGCGAGCAGGAGGCCCTGGAAGAGCAGCCGCGGCACTCGCGACGGTCCAGGGACCACAAGCGCCGGTGA
- the LOC136525789 gene encoding E3 ubiquitin ligase PARAQUAT TOLERANCE 3-like isoform X1, producing the protein MAVYYKFKSARDYDSIPIEGQFISVANLKERIFESKHLGRGTDFDLMISNAQTDEEYADEATMIPKNTSVLIRRIPGRPRKPIVTEPEESKDAEDGVEEVMPTASAFLGDSSMKYPEESEWDDEFGNELYVSDSVPSQPACQAVDDSENKVDEDSKIKALIDTSALDYSQIPDGYGSGRGYGRGMGGRMMAGRGFGRLERRTPPPGYVCHRCKVPGHFIQHCPTNGDARYDVKRMKPPTGIPKSMLMQTPDGSYALPSGAGAVLKPNEAAFEKEIEGLPTTRSIGDLPPELRCPLCKEVMKDAVLTSKCCFRSFCDKCIRDYIINKSMCVCGATSILADDLLPNKTLRETISRILEAPPTSSTENVGSMVQVQDMESALPVQPKLKSPAVSAASKEEAKASTPVEESPDAESLNGTKATNIDASSSDKKATTVPDIAEGTMDSKKAKEDKPVETTPLAKDSQEKLPAGEQASAVKKKKKKKPRVPGNAEEQWKNFQDFGAENFSGMPLGPTGAFNPYWGGGVPLPMDYMGAPFPGPMPYMGYPPGPFDPFGGGVLPQDPFMPPGYMMPGVPRDLSELAVNTMGLNMLPPVVSREEFHPRKPEHRRREMDRFNERERERDRSRERERERSLERERERERERERGRSLERERERVREQERSREGDRERQRARDRDSRREARASPGAITDSTSMRRKDRSRSQPDRSERGPPPPSSPNRQSRRSSSSGKKRSSSDRYDDIQLPPPPPTASRHEAEPAEAPAASSKSKASVFSRISFPGDGANPSDAKRSRRASDKPPAHSSSSSKKSAAAEGGGDGRGHRHHHQNHREAAAEAEEEKRRPAAGDYYGGADEEESEEEEQHFKRRPSSSSRREREQEALEEQPRHSRRSRDHKRR; encoded by the exons ATGGCTGTGTATTACAAGTTCAAGAGTGCTAGAGACTATGACTCGATTCCGATCGAGGGGCAATTCATCTCTGTTGCCAACTTGAAGGAGCGGATTTTTGAGTCCAAGCATCTTGGCAGGGGCACAGATTTTGACCTTATGATCTCAAATGCTCAGACCGATGAAG AGTACGCTGATGAGGCCACTATGATACCAAAAAATACGTCAGTATTGATTCGGCGGATACCAGGACGACCAAGGAAGCCTATTGTCACAGAACCTGAAGA GTCAAAAGATGCAGAAGATGGTGTAGAAGAAGTCATGCCCACTGCGAGTGCTTTTCTTGGTGATTCATCTATGAAATAT CCTGAAGAATCTGAGTGGGATGATGAGTTTGGCAACGAATTATATGTTTCTGATTCGGTTCCTTCTCAGCCTGCTTGCCAGGCGGTTGATGATTCTGAAAACAAAGTTGACGAGGATAGTAAAATAAAAGCACTTATTGATACATccgcccttgactatag CCAAATCCCTGATGGTTATGGTTCTGGAAGAGGCTATGGTAGAGGGATGGGTGGCAGAATGATGGCTGGCCGTGGCTTTG GACGGCTGGAACGCAGGACACCTCCTCCAGGTTATGTTTGTCACAGATGTAAAGTACCTG GTCATTTTATTCAACATTGCCCCACAAATGGTGATGCTAGATATGATGTGAAAAGGATGAAACCCCCAACTGGTATTCCAAAATCAATGCTAATGCAAACTCCAGATGGCTCATACGCACTACCAAGTGGGGCTGGTGCTGTTTTGAAGCCAAATGA AGCTGCTTTTGAGAAGGAGATAGAGGGCCTACCTACCACACGTTCTATTGGTGATCTTCCACCAGAGCTACGCTGCCCATTGTGCAAAGAAGTAATGAAGGATGCTGTTCTAACTAGTAAATGCTGCTTTAGGAGTTTCTGTGATAAAT GCATCAGGGATTACATAATTAATAAGTCAATGTGTGTCTGTGGTGCCACAAGCATATTAGCCGATGATCTTCTCCCTAATAAAACTCTAAGAGAAACCATCAGCCGCATATTAGAGGCACCACCAACTAGCAGTACGGAAAATGTGGGAAGCATGGTGCAAGTACAAG ACATGGAGTCAGCTCTACCTGTGCAACCTAAGCTTAAGTCTCCTGCTGTTTCTGCTGCTTCAAAGGAAGAGGCTAAAGCATCCACACCTGTAGAAGAGTCTCCAGACGCTGAGAGCCTCAATGGAACAAAAGCTACAAATATCGATGCGAGTTCTTCAGATAAGAAAGCCACAACAGTTCCGGATATTGCTGAAGGGACCATGGATTCTAAGAAAGCGAAAGAAGATAAACCAGTAGAAACAACTCCATTGGCAAAAGATTCTCAAGAAAAGTTGCCTGCAGGGGAACAAG CTTCagcggtgaagaagaagaaaaagaagaagccaCGTGTTCCCGGAAATG CTGAGGAGCAATggaaaaattttcaagattttggAGCTGAAAATTTTTCGGGAATGCCCTTGGGTCCAACTGGAGCATTCAACCCTTACTGGGGCGGAGGAGTGCCATTGCCAATGGATTACATGGGTGCACCGTTTCCTGGTCCCATGCCCTACATGGGTTATCCACCAGGTCCATTTGACCCTTTTGGTGGGGGTGTTCTCCCACAAGATCCATTTATGCCCCCAGGATACATGATGCCAGGAGTTCCTAG GGATCTTTCTGAATTGGCTGTTAACACTATGGGACTAAACATGCTCCCGCCCGTTGTGAGCAGAGAAGAATTTCATCCCAGGAAACCTGAACATAGGAGACGTGAAATGGATCGGTTCAATGAAAG GGAAAGAGAGCGTGACCGATCTCgagagcgggagcgggagcgttccctggagagagagagggagagggagagggagagggagcgtgGCCGATCCCTGGAGAGAGAACGAGAGcgggtgcgggagcaggagcgtTCCCGGGAGGGTGACCGTGAGCGGCAGCGAGCCAGGGACAGGGACTCCCGCAGAGAGGCCAGGGCATCACCAGGGGCCATTACTGATAGTACCTCGATGAGGCGGAAGGAT AGGTCGAGGTCCCAGCCGGACAGATCGGAGCgtggcccgccgccgccgtccagcCCCAACCGGCAGTCGCGTCGCTCCTCCAGCTCCGGCAAGAAGCGCTCCTCCTCCGACCGCTACGACGACATCCAGCTCCCACCTCCCCCGCCGACGGCGTCGCGGCACGAGGCCGAGCCCGCCGAGGCACCCGCGGCGTCGTCGAAGTCTAAGGCCAGCGTCTTCTCCCGCATCAGCTTCCCCGGAGACGGCGCCAACCCTTCCGACGCCAAGCGCAGCCGCAGGGCCTCCGACAAGCCCCCCGCgcactcctcttcctcctccaagAAGAGCGCCGCGGCagagggcggcggcgacggccgcgGCCATCGCCACCACCACCAGAACCACCGTGAGGCCGCCGCAGAGGCGGAGGAGGAGAAGCGTAGGCCCGCCGCGGGCGACTACTACGGCGGCGCGGACGAAGAGGAGAGCGAGGAAGAGGAGCAGCACTTCAAGCGACGGCCGTCCTCGTCCTCCCGGCGCGAGCGCGAGCAGGAGGCCCTGGAAGAGCAGCCGCGGCACTCGCGACGGTCCAGGGACCACAAGCGCCGGTGA